Genomic segment of Cryomorphaceae bacterium:
CTGATGGAATCTATCAACCATCGTTCTGAAGGCTTTGAAGGTAAGCTCTCGGGTCGACTGAGAATTTCGGTAGTTTCAACAGGAAAGTACGTGTTGCCTTATTTTTTAGCTCCTTTTATCCATCAACATCCGTCTATCAACCTTTCGATGGATGTAACCAACAAGTACAAGGTGGTTGAAACTCTTGAGCATAACGAAGTAGATTTCTCACTTGTATCTGTTATACCTGAGCACCTCAGTCTTGAGAGGTTGGATTTGCTGCCCAATAAGCTATATCTTATTGGTGGGCGGAATGACCGTGGTCTTGCTCAACCCAAAAAGCCGGCCGATCTTGAGCAACACCCCTTGATTTACCGCGAGGAGGGGTCGGGAACAAGGCTTACCATGGAGCGTTTCCTTGTGTCGTGTGGTGTGAAACAACGCAAAAGGCTGGAGCTCACCTCCAACGAAGCGGTAAAGCAGGCCGTTATTGCAGGTTTGGGTTACTCTGTGATGCCGTTGATTGGCATCAAAAACGAACTGCAGAATGGTGACCTGCGGATCTTACCCATGAAAGGCTTACCGCTGGAAACTACCTGGAGCCTTGTGTGGCCGCGGGGCAAAAAGCACGCCCCAACCGCTGCTGCGTTTGTTCAGTTTCTCGAGGCTCAAAAAGAGGGCATTGTGGAGCGCGATTTTGGATGGCAGGTAGCGCTCGACACCTGAGCAAAAAAAGAGCGTCACGGGTTGCTCCTGAACCCGTGACGCCTCAATCAATAAACGGTGCCTTAAATTTTGCGCACAGTGGTGACCACAGCGTTACCCATGGCCGGGATGACCTGCTCGTATTTTTCCGCCAGTCCGGCCTCCGGGTTGATCCAGTAGGTTGTTACGTCGGCCTCGTTGTCTACAGCTGTCACCGTAACCTTCCAGCAAGAAGCTCCATTTACCTCTTCGCGATCATGTACTTTCAGGTTTACCTGCTTTGACTTGAGGGTCATCATGTCGGGCATTGAGAACGTGAGTGCGTACCCTGCGTCGAGCGGCAGTCCGGCCAGAACTTTATCCATTCCCGCGCCATCGCTCACAAAGGCACCTGAGTATACAATTTCCATGTCTTGCCCCATGGCTTTAACAGCCACTATTCCGGGGTTAAAGATCATTACGATAGTTTGACCGGCCTGGTTAATGACGCGCTCTCCAGGGCTCATATCCGCGTGGTAAGACATCACATCTTTGCTCTCTCCCATCGGGCCGCGCGAAACATCGGTCACCACCCACTGGTCGGCATTTTTAGCCACCTCCCGGGTCATGGTCATGTCAAGCTGTTGACCCTGAACCGACATTTTCACGTCGTATTCAAACGAGCCCTCCTTGAAAACCCTTTTAAGCTCGGGAAGCGCATCGGCAGAGCTTACCTCTGCTTTTGGCTCATAGGTTACTGTGGAAATGTCAACGCGAAGTTCTTCAAGCCTTTTGGCTACATCCTCTGGCATATCTTCCTGGTATCGCCCTCCGAGAATACCGGCCAGAAACTTCTCTATTTCGGCAAACATCGCCATGTTATTCACAGGCTTAGCAAAGCCGTGGCCCTCATCATCGGCCAGCAGGTAGCTCACCTGTTTGCCGCGGTCGCGCATGGCAATGGCAATCTGATCGGCCTCGGCTTTTTTCACACGCGGGTCATTGGCTCCCTGTATAATCAGCAATGGCTTCACAATTTTGTCGGCGCTAAAAAGAGGGCTCGCCTCGCGAATGCGCTTTTCCCCTTCTGGGGTGTTGGGGTCACCTACCATTCCGTGGAGGTAAGCGCGGGCAGATTCCCAATAAGGAGGAACGCTCTCGAGCAGGGTGAAGATATTGCTGGGGCCTACGATGTCCACCCCGCAAGCGTAGAGGTCGGGTGTGAAGGCCAGTCCGGCGAGGGTAGCGTAACCGCCGTAACTACCACCCATAATGGCGATGCGCGATGGGTCGGCAATTCCCTCATCAATAAGGTGTTTAGCGCCCCAGGTAATGTCGTCTTGCATCAGCAAGCCCCACTGCATGTCTCCTGCGTTCATAAATGCCTTTCCATAACCTCCGCTAGCCCGGAAATTGGGCTGCATTACGGCGTAGCCACGGTTGGCAAGAAACTGCACAATTGAGCTGTATCCCCAGTAATCGCGGGGGCCTTTTGGGCCTCCGTGCACAAGAATAACCACCGGTAGGTTTTTGGCCTCAACTCCTTGCGGTATGGTCAGATAACCCGGAATTTCGAGTCCGTCGCTGCTTTTGTAGCGGATGGGCTTCATGGGTGCCAAATGCTCTTCTACCTTCTTTAGTTCAGGACGCGGGGTGTACTGGTGAATCAGCTCGCGGGTCGCTGTGTCGAAAAACCACGACTCAGAAGCGTACCTGTCTCCCGAAACGGACACCAGAAACTTTGAGTAATCGCGGGTGGAGCTTTGAAAGCCCACTTCTCGCCCCGGAAATTTGGACTTCAGAAACTCGTAGTTTTCTTTCCATGTATCATCTTTCCAGTAGGTACGGCGCTTATCGTCCACATAGCTGGTAGATACCATTTTGCGCGTATTGCGATCCATACGCATGCCGCCAAAATCCACGCGGCCTTCGGGGTCGCTTTCCAGAAGTTTTTTGTCACCGGTTTCGGGGTCCATCAAAAAGAGTGTGCTCAAATCAAGCTCGCCCTTATTGGTAACGAGGTACATTTTGGTGTTGTCCTCGTTCCAGCCATATACGCCGGCGCTCTCTGTTACCAGGGTTTCGTACACCGGCACCAGCTCATCACCTTTTTTATAGAGAATCTGGGTGGTTCCGGCCTCGTCTGTGCGGTAAAGCAACCGAAGGTTGTCGTCCCAGTCGAAACCATAGCTAGTGATGCGATCGTTGTTTTCGTAGATCAGTTCCAGTTCGCCGGTTGAGATTTTCAGCGAGTAAAGGTCGTGCCAGGCTTTATCCCGGTCGTTCAATCCAATCAGGAACAAGTCGGGGTTCTTGTCGCTCGCCTGATAAATCTGTGCTGTAACGTCTTCGCGTGGCGTGAGGTTTCTTGCCTCCGGCACTTTTCCCTCTTCGGCTTTTGCCATCGGGTCAACGGCAAAAATGTTCATGTTTTCGTCGCCGTCTTTATCCTTAACAAAAAGAATGTACTTACCATCAATGCTCCATGAATAGCCGTACATGGGGCGCTTGCTATCGGTAATGGCTCGGGCGGCGTCAAAGGGCTCGTCAAATTTTTTGACCCAGATGTTCATAATGCCATCGTATTCTTTCAGAAAGGAAATCCATTTTCCGTCGGGGCTGAGTTGGCCTCCTGATATTTCAGGGTTTCCGAAAAACAGTTCGCGATCCAGTAGTGGTGTTTCCTGGGCTGATACCAGCCCGGTAAATGCTGCTAAAAGCATAATAATGGGTGTTTTGAAAAATTTAATTCTTTTCATTGTGATGTATTTGATTTCCGATTGTTGGATTGAATGCTGAATGAGCCCGCAAGTTACGCAGCTTCACCTGAAGTGCCCCAGTATATTTTATTGGAGCGGCACATTACGAGGATAATTGGGATGATCGGGATTTTGATAGGAATTTAACTACATTCATGCCAATCAACCCAGTAGCCATGAGACTCTATCTTGTTCTGATATTTACCTTCTCATTCAGTGTTCTTTATGCACAGAAAACAGATTCTGGTTATACCTTGGTTTTTGACCGGGAAAGTACTGTTGACTCGCGAAAAGAAGCGGCATACGCAATGGGATTAACGGATTTCGCAGACCTACACCCTTACTCAATGCTTGCGGTTCGGGGCGACGAGATGCCTTCCTCTGACTTGTTGGTAGTTTTTGGTGTCAAGAGCATTGGCGGCTTTTACATGAAAGGTGAAAACACATTTGGGGCAGAGACAGGCGAGTTGTTTGCCGTGCTCAATCAAGGCGTTGATGCCGGGCGTGCTCGAGCGCTTTGTGACCGCCTCAACCTGAAAGCACCTGTTTCCAATGCTTTTCTGCCTCATATTCTGAAAATTGAAACCGGGTTGTATGTAAATCACAACGAGGTAGCTCAGGAGCTGGAGCGCAGCGGCTTGTTCAAGCTGGTGGTTCCGCGGGTCATTTTTTCGGTATCTGACTGCTCCGTGAACGACCCACACTTTCACCGCCAGTGGTCCTTAAAAAACAATGGTACCGCCCTCCAGGGAAACGGAACACCTGGGGCTGATATTGACGTAGAACTCGCCTGGGAAATCACGACTGGTAACGCTGATATTGCTATTGCTATTCTCGACAGCGGTGTGGATACACTTCACCCCGACTTAAGCAATAAGCTTTTACCGGGATACGACGCGATGGATGGAGAAACCCAGGGGTACCCGGTACCGTCATTTGCCAGCGATGGCCATGGAACAGCTTGTGCCGGAATCGCAGCCGCCGAAACCGACAATGGTGAAGGTGTTGCCGGCGTGTGCCCTGAATGCATGTTGATTCCCGTACGTGTGTTTACCTATGTTGAATTATTTGGACAGGTCATTCCGTTTTCAGACGCTGAGTCTTTTGTGAATGGCATCAGCTGGCAGTGGCAAGTGGCCAACGCTGATGTTTCGAGTAACTCGTGGGGCTTAACAGATGACATGCTGGCGCTCTTTCCGGGGCAGGATTTGCTGGTAAACGAAGCCATCGACGCTGCGTTGAATCAAGGTCGCGACGGGCTGGGTCTTATCATGGTATTTAGCAGTGGTAATACCGGTGATACCGATGTTGAACCGATATGGCCGTCTCGCTTGCCCGGCACTTTTGCAGTGAATGCTACAAGTATGTGTGATGAACGAAAGTCGCAGACCTCTTGCGACGGCGAAAACTGGGAGGGCAACACCGGCCCCGGGCTGGATGTATCGGCTCCGGGAGTGCGTATTTCCACCACCGATATGGTAGGCGCTGACGGGTACCACAGCAGCAACTACTATCATTTCTTTAATGGAACCTCTGCCGCGTGCCCCATTGTAGCCGGTGTGGCCGGGCTTGCGCTCTCACTGGACCCAGGCCTGAGCCGCCAGTCATTGGAGTCGGCATTGCGTCGTGGTTGCGAAAAAATAGGCGGGTACAATTACGACACCAATACTCCTGACGGCACCTGGAGCGCAGAAACAGGCCATGGGCGGATCAATGCGCACATGGTGCTGCTTGAAGTTCCTGCCCTCAATGTGCAGGAGGCATACCACACTGGGGTTATTCACTTGAATCGTGGGGCGGAGCATGAACTCATTGTAGAGAGCGGATTGGCTTCCTGGTGGGTGTTTGACTCGATGGGGCGGCTGGTTATGACGCAAGGGGAGAGCAACAACCTTATTTTACGCAGGGGTGATTTTGCGTCAGGCTTGTACATGGCAACCTGGCAGAGCGGAAACCAAAACGGTGTGGTGAAGGTCTTGATTCCCTGACATAGGTACAAAAAAAGCCCCGCGAGGCTGAGAACCTGCGGGGCTGAAACTGTTGCTGAGGGCTTGTAGATGTGATAAATGAACCAACCTATTTAACCAAATCTATTAACCAAACTATTAACCAAATGCGCCCTCGTGGAATGCAACAGCCGTTATGAAAAGAACGTTTGCTTTCTAACGTCAAACTCCCTGCCATTGTTATCCAACTACCGGAAGCAACGTTGTATTTAACACTTTTTGCGGCCAAGCCGCCACTTTCCGTTGAAAGTTCAGTAGTAAAACGAACGTAACCTGCTGAAATTGCCTGAGAAACTGTAAAATTATGTTAAGCCTGAAATGTGATTAAATGGGTAAGGGCCCGTTTTGGAAGGGACTTTGGTTGGGGTTAAAAAAATGTATATTTGGCGGGTAAACCTTTCCATCACGACCATGAGTAAAACAATCATCGTTCCTACTGAC
This window contains:
- a CDS encoding LysR family transcriptional regulator; amino-acid sequence: MNYTLHQLQLFLKLLETKSVTKTAEAMYLTQPAVSLQLKKLQEQFREPLFEVVSRRIHITPFGYEIGLAAGKALELMESINHRSEGFEGKLSGRLRISVVSTGKYVLPYFLAPFIHQHPSINLSMDVTNKYKVVETLEHNEVDFSLVSVIPEHLSLERLDLLPNKLYLIGGRNDRGLAQPKKPADLEQHPLIYREEGSGTRLTMERFLVSCGVKQRKRLELTSNEAVKQAVIAGLGYSVMPLIGIKNELQNGDLRILPMKGLPLETTWSLVWPRGKKHAPTAAAFVQFLEAQKEGIVERDFGWQVALDT
- a CDS encoding S9 family peptidase translates to MKRIKFFKTPIIMLLAAFTGLVSAQETPLLDRELFFGNPEISGGQLSPDGKWISFLKEYDGIMNIWVKKFDEPFDAARAITDSKRPMYGYSWSIDGKYILFVKDKDGDENMNIFAVDPMAKAEEGKVPEARNLTPREDVTAQIYQASDKNPDLFLIGLNDRDKAWHDLYSLKISTGELELIYENNDRITSYGFDWDDNLRLLYRTDEAGTTQILYKKGDELVPVYETLVTESAGVYGWNEDNTKMYLVTNKGELDLSTLFLMDPETGDKKLLESDPEGRVDFGGMRMDRNTRKMVSTSYVDDKRRTYWKDDTWKENYEFLKSKFPGREVGFQSSTRDYSKFLVSVSGDRYASESWFFDTATRELIHQYTPRPELKKVEEHLAPMKPIRYKSSDGLEIPGYLTIPQGVEAKNLPVVILVHGGPKGPRDYWGYSSIVQFLANRGYAVMQPNFRASGGYGKAFMNAGDMQWGLLMQDDITWGAKHLIDEGIADPSRIAIMGGSYGGYATLAGLAFTPDLYACGVDIVGPSNIFTLLESVPPYWESARAYLHGMVGDPNTPEGEKRIREASPLFSADKIVKPLLIIQGANDPRVKKAEADQIAIAMRDRGKQVSYLLADDEGHGFAKPVNNMAMFAEIEKFLAGILGGRYQEDMPEDVAKRLEELRVDISTVTYEPKAEVSSADALPELKRVFKEGSFEYDVKMSVQGQQLDMTMTREVAKNADQWVVTDVSRGPMGESKDVMSYHADMSPGERVINQAGQTIVMIFNPGIVAVKAMGQDMEIVYSGAFVSDGAGMDKVLAGLPLDAGYALTFSMPDMMTLKSKQVNLKVHDREEVNGASCWKVTVTAVDNEADVTTYWINPEAGLAEKYEQVIPAMGNAVVTTVRKI